Proteins encoded together in one Desulfurobacterium indicum window:
- the cmr1 gene encoding type III-B CRISPR module RAMP protein Cmr1, which produces MKEEIKVTFNTLTPLWTGDAWQDNNKIRPSSLIGSLRFWFEVICYFSGICDEKDFNNGRFEKEVNRKNFKDCLLEKGNSFEAKIKCLLEQGIPLPSIIFGATNWKSLIEINQVEFFKNNFKRKPAGKIIPNKNWYFGKPSYQGEFSVIFNVEEKILESIFYPLLTFMDKYGFWGGKWNIGYGRLKIEKVKNGDSDVDISKYEEFKFNEISDLVNNKKFRDFIDSNISDFGCLTQRDKKIKLLKNIEPNNDSKKENEEVDLIKELLKIKSKEREKFNTDTEERHKIFGTTKAPPNDKNLLPQGSKILPYIYEEQGKLKGGFLSISGLLNLEGGSNE; this is translated from the coding sequence ATGAAAGAAGAAATTAAGGTTACCTTTAATACGTTAACTCCTTTATGGACAGGAGATGCTTGGCAAGATAACAATAAAATTCGTCCATCTTCTTTAATTGGAAGTTTAAGATTTTGGTTTGAGGTTATTTGCTATTTCTCAGGAATTTGTGATGAGAAAGATTTTAATAATGGTAGATTTGAAAAGGAAGTTAATAGGAAGAATTTTAAAGACTGCTTATTAGAAAAAGGAAATTCTTTTGAGGCAAAAATAAAATGTCTTTTAGAGCAAGGAATACCTTTACCATCAATAATTTTTGGGGCTACTAATTGGAAAAGTTTAATAGAAATTAATCAAGTTGAATTCTTTAAGAATAATTTTAAAAGAAAACCTGCTGGAAAAATTATTCCTAACAAAAACTGGTATTTCGGAAAACCCTCATATCAGGGAGAATTTTCTGTAATTTTCAATGTAGAAGAAAAGATTTTAGAAAGTATTTTTTATCCTCTTTTAACTTTTATGGATAAATATGGTTTTTGGGGTGGTAAGTGGAATATAGGTTATGGGAGATTAAAAATTGAAAAAGTTAAAAATGGAGACAGTGATGTGGATATTTCAAAATATGAGGAATTTAAATTTAATGAAATAAGTGATTTAGTGAATAATAAAAAGTTTAGGGATTTCATAGATAGTAATATCTCAGATTTTGGTTGTTTAACTCAAAGAGATAAAAAAATAAAACTATTAAAAAATATAGAACCTAATAATGATTCAAAAAAAGAAAATGAAGAAGTTGATTTAATAAAAGAACTATTAAAAATAAAATCTAAAGAAAGGGAAAAGTTTAATACAGATACTGAAGAGAGACATAAGATATTTGGAACAACAAAAGCCCCACCCAATGATAAAAATTTATTACCTCAAGGTTCTAAAATACTTCCATACATTTACGAAGAACAGGGAAAACTTAAAGGTGGTTTTCTATCTATTTCTGGTTTATTAAACTTGGAAGGTGGAAGTAATGAATAA